Part of the Lolium rigidum isolate FL_2022 chromosome 6, APGP_CSIRO_Lrig_0.1, whole genome shotgun sequence genome, CCCCAAGGTCCGATCAGCCACCGTGGGGGCATCAGAGACAGAGGAGGACGAGCCATTCTTTGACCCCTCTTGGTACCACCTGCAAGTTGTGTATGAATTGCTTCTTCGGTTTGTGACCTCGCCGTTTGTTGATCCCAAGGTGGCTAGGAAGTATGTGGACAGTTCATTTGTCTCGAAGCTGCTTGACCTGTTTGATTCCGATGATCCAAGAGAGAGGGACTGCTTGAAGACAGTCTTGCACAGGATATATGGAAAGTTCATGGGAAATCGACCGTTCATCCGCAAGGCTGTGAGCAATATCTTCTATAGGTTCGTCTCTGAGGCAGATCATCACAATGGGATAGCCGAGCTGTTGGAGGTGTTTGGCAGTGTAATAAGCGGGTTTGCAAAGccattgaaggaggagcataagTTGTTCCTATGGAAAGCGTTAATTCCGCTTCACAAGCCTAAGACAGTGGGTGTATATCTGCCACAGCTGACGTACTGCATAACTCAATTTATTGAGAAGGAACCAAAGCTTGCAGGAACTGTGATAAGAGGTCTGTTGAAGTACTGGCCAGTTACAAATAGTCAGAAGGAGATGATGTTCTTGGGGGAGTTGGAAGAGGTGCTTGAGTTGATTGATATGGCTGAGTTCCAGAAGTGCATGGTACCATTGTTCCGTAGGATTGCAAATTGCCTCAATAGCTCCCACTTTCAGGTAAGTTTCTTGCCCAAGCCATTGGTTGATGTTTCTCCCTAAACTGTATCGCCGTTGCATGATCTTTTGTGTTAGAACAATTGCTAGGGTTAGAAAAACCAACAAGAAACAAGAAAAATCTTCAGAAACATGAGTATGGGAATTTAGCATGAGTCCCTTCTGGTAGGAAGttatcatcaccattgttttacaGAGTAGTCTCAAAGTTGTATACTGGTCCAATCTATTGCCTGTTTTATATTTTAGTAGAACAattttcttgttctatttccttttCTTTGTACCTTTTTAATTTGTTAATGCCACTTGCATGGTCCCTGCAGCTTTTATGGTATAGTGATTATTTTTAAGATATTTGATCAGTGTTTCAACTCATTCCTTGTTGCCTAAAGTGGGACCAAACACCTCAGTTgtcggttctagtgcaattggtggTCTGCACTTTACTTTGGAAAGCTATATACTCTAGTACTATCACATTTGAATATAGGAAATACCATGCTATTGTTCAGTTATATATTGTACTCGGTGTGTGCCCAAGTCACAAAAACGCTAAATCCCCAGTCCAAAGGCAGATAACATGCTACTGGGTGAATTAAAGTTTTGGACTTGCTGTCATGTATGAATTATGACTATGCAACCGCCCAAATAAATTAGAAACCTGGTTTCTTCAGAGCTTCACAATTAGTTAGGTAGAATTCTGCTTTTCATTGGAGATTATAATCAAATGTATGGAATATGCCAACCACAGGCATGTATCTTCAATATGTATCCTGTTTCCTTCTATCCACCTTTTAGTAACTTTGGTGGCATTGTTTTAAGCTGATAATAAAACCATCAATTGATTAAGAGTGTCATTTGGACTAAAAAAATCACAAAAGAGAACATCCTGTGATAGGTCAACGCTTGAAAGGAAACAAATCAATGGTTAACTACTAAAAATGGGGCAATATCGGTTGCTCTGGAGAGAACATCACAATATGTTTGTTTTTATGTACGATGTCACCCCTCTCCCTCTTTCTTACTGGAGATGTACAAATGTACAGTAGATGTAAGATTAAGTGACGTGGCACTAATACTGTCTTCTTGGTTCATGTCTATGTTCTTGAATAATTATTGCAGGTCTTCGCTCTTGCAGTTGTTGGCCAAGCTCTCTTTTTTATTTCATTTCTCCCAACAAAAGGGTTAATTTATTTCCTGTCCTTTGGCAGGTTGCTGAGAGAGCCTTATTCTTGTGGAATAATGAACATTTGTTCGATATGATCTCCCAAAACCGTCAGGTGATCGTGCCACTCGTATACCCAGCACTGGAGAGAAATGCCCGATTGCACTGGAACCAATCAGTGCTCAATGTTACGATGAATGTGAGAAAAATGTTCTTCGACATGGACGAGAGATTGCTCCTGGCTTGTCAGAGCAACTTCCAAGTGGAAGAAGAGAAGCGAGCCGCAACGGAGGAGCGTCGAAGGCTTACATGGGAGCAGCTGGAGCGGAATGCTGATGCACTCCAACCAGCTAACACGAGCTTTCCAGCAGCCCCTTCTTCGGCCCCTCCAGTAGTTCCCACAGTTACATGACACACGTCCAAATATACTCCATCCCCAGTTCCTTTGTTCCCTAGCTAGCTAGATGAAGTTGTTTGCTTCTCTGGGATACAGAAGGCATTTTGTTACCTTTGTAAACCCCACCGTGCCAAAGTCTGTAATTAATAGTTGTCGATTTGAAGACAATGAATTCCTTGATTTTTTTGCGGCGAATTCTCGAGTAATGGGCATTGCCTTCTTGGCAAAATCTTGGTTGATTCTACCTTAGTGTTCTTTCAAGAGTGAACACTAGTGATTTTGTACGTGAGGATGGCAATTGGGCAGCCAATTTTTGTATGTGAGAATTGCATCTTTTCTTTCTTGACAGTGTAATATAGTGTCAGATTCACTTGATTGTGAACAAAATGGCTTGTCTAACAACCTATGCATGTTCATTTCTATTATTTTCTACTCAATTAGCAATATCGTGTAGAATATATACTGTAAACAAAAAACAATCTAGAGTAGATGAAGAAAACAAGAGTTGCTGAAATATCATAAAAATCACTTTTGAACTGTTGGGTTTTAGGTTATCTACTTGCTCTACCCTTGTGTCTTTCGTGTGCGCATGTGATCTCATGGAAAACACATGACAAGCACATTCTCAATAGAATATGATTCTTTTTATCATAGAAGAAGCTCTATCATTCTCAATAGAATATGCTATAGCCAAGTTTACCCACCTAGCTCTGCAGAGCAGAAACCAATATTCACATGATATTTTTGGAATGTTTGAGCTCGAGCTTTTTCTTTAACCACTTGAGCTTGAGCTGAGCTCACTATATAATAAGCATCAAGGCATCAACCATGTGCCGTGTGCCCCCCTACATTTTCTACCTTTTCTAGCTTGATATTTTGGAGAAAAATTGGGATATGTATAACCCTCCGGCTACTACGGCCATGTCCAGAAGCGCCATGAGGAAAAAGGTTGCATCTATTCTTGGTAGGAGTAATATCGTTCTTCTTGTTACATGCTCTGGCTCCTCACTTTTATGCTTCAGTTTTCCAATGGTGTCTctaccattttttttttttttgaaatttggttCCTTTTTCCTCTCACTTGGGTGCAATCCATGGCACTATTTCTTGTAGAGCTCTAGT contains:
- the LOC124661108 gene encoding serine/threonine protein phosphatase 2A 57 kDa regulatory subunit B' kappa isoform-like, with protein sequence MWKQFIGKLSWKSLKSSSGGGGGGGSPTAKSHPMSPRENGSVGKPNASPRSPSGVAGGEGRSREDAFIQKVDICCTVYDFADRGKDSPEKERKRQVLMSLVDSIGAAEEPLTEAMMSACVHMFRVNLFRVFPPKVRSATVGASETEEDEPFFDPSWYHLQVVYELLLRFVTSPFVDPKVARKYVDSSFVSKLLDLFDSDDPRERDCLKTVLHRIYGKFMGNRPFIRKAVSNIFYRFVSEADHHNGIAELLEVFGSVISGFAKPLKEEHKLFLWKALIPLHKPKTVGVYLPQLTYCITQFIEKEPKLAGTVIRGLLKYWPVTNSQKEMMFLGELEEVLELIDMAEFQKCMVPLFRRIANCLNSSHFQVAERALFLWNNEHLFDMISQNRQVIVPLVYPALERNARLHWNQSVLNVTMNVRKMFFDMDERLLLACQSNFQVEEEKRAATEERRRLTWEQLERNADALQPANTSFPAAPSSAPPVVPTVT